From a single Portunus trituberculatus isolate SZX2019 chromosome 15, ASM1759143v1, whole genome shotgun sequence genomic region:
- the LOC123504255 gene encoding peroxidasin homolog codes for MSFFRLVCFLLLLVTQGVRCSAVTWTRGNDASPELFSDGLSPSQASLVRPFSFSSSSSPTSTANNSVLQGGAVYPSSMTHRVVGAGSSAVFTPPARFSNTVLPSFANTTVTNVTVIRGKTAYLRCHVLNIGTKTVSWVRHDDIHVLTVGRLTFTNDDRFEAMNKPGSDVWSLRIKFPQLHDSGKYECQVSTRPTRSRVITLNVVEPRAVIPPGPELYVDHGSPLNITCVIPDSPEPPDHVFWYHRDKMVSFDGSRQGVSITTDKGSVTTSILLIQDVTTKDSGLYICAPQGMKEASVRVRVLNGELPQAMQTGSTCQGCGSSYLLLLLAALYLLLL; via the exons GAGTGAGATGTTCAGCGGTCACGTGGACTCGAGGCAATGACGCGTCCCCTGAGCTATTCTCTGACGGTCTTTCCCCGAGCCAAGCAAGTTTGGTGCGTCCATtcagcttctcttcctcctcctcgcccaccAGCACGGCCAACAACAGCGTGCTTCAAGGGGGTGCCGTGTACCCTAGCAGCATGACGCACAGGGTGGTGGGGGCGGGCTCCAGCGCTGTGTTCACGCCTCCTGCAAGATTCAGCAACACAGTGCTCCCCTCTTTCGCCAACACCACCGTCACCAACGTCACCGTCATTAGAGGAAAGACCGCCTACCTCCGCTGCCATGTTCTCAATATTGGCACCAAAACA gtgtcgTGGGTGCGCCATGACGACATTCACGTACTGACTGTGGGCCGTCTCACCTTCACGAACGATGACCGCTTCGAGGCCATGAACAAGCCGGGATCGGACGTTTGGTCACTGCGCATCAAGTTCCCGCAGTTGCACGACTCCGGCAAGTACGAGTGTCAGGTGTCCACGCGGCCCACCCGTTCCCGTGTCATCACCCTCAACGTAGTGG AACCCCGCGCCGTGATCCCACCTGGACCAGAGCTGTATGTGGACCACGGCTCGCCTCTCAACATTACCTGCGTGATACCGGACAGCCCTGAGCCCCCTGATCACGTCTTCTGGTATCACCGAGACAAG ATGGTGTCGTTCGATGGTTCCCGGCAGGGCGTGTCCATCACCACAGACAAGGGCTCCGTTACCACCAGTATTCTCCTCATCCAGGACGTGACAACTAAGGACTCCGGCTTGTATATATGTGCTCCTCAGGGCATGAAGGAGGCGTCTGTGAGAGTTCGGGTGCTTAACG GAGAATTACCACAGGCGATGCAGACGGGCTCCACCTGCCAAGGGTGCGGCAGCtcctacctgctgctgctgctggcagcGCTCTACCTGCTACTGCTGTGA